In Pirellulales bacterium, the DNA window GCTATGGCCGTCACTGGCTGGACGTGCTCCGCTACGCCGACGTGGACGAGAATATGCGTGCCGCCCCCGGCATCCATCTCTGGCGCGACTGGGTGATTCGCGCCCTGAACAGCGACCTTGCTTACGATGAATTCGTGCGTACACAATTGACCGGTTATCGCAGCTCGAGCCGGACCGCAATGACGGCGACGGGCCAGCGATACCGGGTCGAGCCGCGGCCCGACGACCTGTTTGCGCTGGGCTTTCTGGCACGCGGGGCAGTGCTGCGCGACGGCGGCGACAGTCAGGAGCTGGCCCTGTCGGCCGTCGAGACCGTGTCTTCGGCGTTCCTCGGGCTGACGGTCGGCTGTGCCAAGTGCCACGATCACTTCTACGACCCGATCACGCAGCGCGATTTCTTTGCCATGAAAGCCCTGTTTGATCCACTGGTCGTCCGCAAGGTGCTCTTGGCCACGCCCGCGGAACTCTTCGAGCAGGGCCAGGCGCTCGACGCGCTCGACGGCCAGCGTGCCGCGCTGGAGGCGCCGCTCGAGGCGCTCATCGCGCCCTACCACAAAAAGTTGTATGACGAGCGTGTGGCCATGCTGCCGCCCGACGTGCAGGCGATCATCCGCAAGCCGGAAAAGCAGCGCACCCTTCAGGAGCAGAAGATTGCCGACGATTATTACCCCGTGCTGCGCATCGACGCCGGTAACCTGGTCGAGATCATGCCGCCGGCCGAGCGCACGCGCTACCAGGAGCTTGATCGCCAGCTTGGCGAGTTGCGCGGCAACCGTCGCGGGCGATCGCTGCCGGCCTTCTGGACCGTGGAAGTCGATCCGAAGAAGGCGGAGGAGCAAAGCTACATCCTGACCAGCGGCGACTCGGAGCGGCCGGAAAAGGACAAGCCGGTGGAACCGGGCTGGCCATTCGCGCCGTCGCCGATCGACTTCCGTGACGGGAGAATCGAAGCCTTCGCCGACTGGCTGACGGACCCGGCCAACCCACTGTTTGCGCGGGTGGCGGTCAATCGTCTGTGGCAGTGGCACTTTGGCGAGGGACTGCACGGCACGCCGAGCGATTTCGGCAACCTGGCCGGCCCGCCGGGGCAACGCGAGCTGCTCGACTGGCTGGCGGCCGAATTTGTGAAGTCCGGCTTCCGTATGAAGGCGGTCCATCGGCTGATCGTCACCTCGGAGGCCTACCAGCGGGCCTCGTCGCCGGACCCGGCCGTGGCGGCCGCCAACCAGAAGATTGACCCCGCCAACCGCTGCGTTTGGCACTTTCCGCTGCGCCGGCTCGAAGCGGAGCCGCTGTGGGATTCGATTTTCGCGGCAGCCGCAAGGCTCGATTTGTCGGTAGGCGGCCCCTCGTTTGATCTTCGCCCCGCGCGGGGCCGGCGCGGAAACGGCGCACGTCCGCGGGTCACGCAAGCGACGCGGACCACACCGGGGACCAGCCGAAGAGCGGCTTACATGGTCCGCGGCTACTCGACGAGCCGGGACGTCGTGCCGCATTTTCTCCAGGCCTTCGACGTGGAGGACGGCCGCGCACCCTGCCCCATGCGAACACAAACGGTGACGGCGCCGCAGGCCCTGTTTCTGATGAACAGCGACGCCATCGACCAGGCCACGACGCCGCTCGCCGAGCGGCTCGAGCGGGAATCGGCGGGCGCGCTTCCCGACGCCGTCGACCTGGCGTATCGCCTGACGCTGGCGCGCCGGCCGACATCGCTCGAGCGCGA includes these proteins:
- a CDS encoding DUF1549 and DUF1553 domain-containing protein — protein: MSVSATSLSCLLVLYLGAAPPEPKEEPPALWSLEPLVQPVVPLSAAQASNPIDAFLAVRHQSQGLKPAGAADRVSLLRRVYLDLIGLPPSPAEQTAFLDDPSPDAYLKVVDRLLASEQHGVRYGRHWLDVLRYADVDENMRAAPGIHLWRDWVIRALNSDLAYDEFVRTQLTGYRSSSRTAMTATGQRYRVEPRPDDLFALGFLARGAVLRDGGDSQELALSAVETVSSAFLGLTVGCAKCHDHFYDPITQRDFFAMKALFDPLVVRKVLLATPAELFEQGQALDALDGQRAALEAPLEALIAPYHKKLYDERVAMLPPDVQAIIRKPEKQRTLQEQKIADDYYPVLRIDAGNLVEIMPPAERTRYQELDRQLGELRGNRRGRSLPAFWTVEVDPKKAEEQSYILTSGDSERPEKDKPVEPGWPFAPSPIDFRDGRIEAFADWLTDPANPLFARVAVNRLWQWHFGEGLHGTPSDFGNLAGPPGQRELLDWLAAEFVKSGFRMKAVHRLIVTSEAYQRASSPDPAVAAANQKIDPANRCVWHFPLRRLEAEPLWDSIFAAAARLDLSVGGPSFDLRPARGRRGNGARPRVTQATRTTPGTSRRAAYMVRGYSTSRDVVPHFLQAFDVEDGRAPCPMRTQTVTAPQALFLMNSDAIDQATTPLAERLERESAGALPDAVDLAYRLTLARRPTSLERERGLAYLGDDPSRLKGLAWLLFNLDEFLYVP